In a single window of the Nicotiana tomentosiformis chromosome 10, ASM39032v3, whole genome shotgun sequence genome:
- the LOC104117737 gene encoding uncharacterized protein At1g08160-like, whose amino-acid sequence MPVMTAPPPQNGGKPRRLSPVKCIALILLTLIVIVGITILVIWLAVKPRKPIYSIENASLHGYNMTKNDHLYFNFTLKAFNTNSRVSIYYDSFEVKLFYNSQQIAFNNVEPFFQPRRNVTYLDLFLPAKDVALYGDVARDLKTERTAGAVEMEIKVRAKIRFKVGIWKSSHRKLKLLCKPMVPVSSTKSSQTTTCHLDL is encoded by the coding sequence ATGCCCGTTATGACCGCACCACCGCCACAAAACGGCGGCAAGCCACGGCGGCTAAGCCCCGTGAAATGCATAGCCCTTATACTCTTAACCCTAATCGTTATCGTTGGCATAACAATACTTGTCATTTGGTTAGCAGTGAAGCCACGAAAACCAATTTACTCAATTGAAAATGCTTCATTGCATGGCTACAACATGACCAAAAATGACCATTTGTATTTCAACTTCACGTTAAAAGCTTTCAATACCAATAGTAGGGTGTCTATATATTACGACAGTTTTGAAGTGAAACTGTTTTACAACTCTCAACAAATTGCTTTTAACAATGTGGAACCATTCTTTCAGCCTCGTCGTAACGTGACTTATTTGGACCTTTTCCTTCCGGCGAAAGACGTGGCATTGTACGGTGATGTTGCTCGTGATCTGAAGACGGAGAGGACGGCCGGAGCTGTGGAAATGGAGATCAAAGTTAGGGCTAAGATAAGGTTTAAGGTTGGAATTTGGAAATCCAGTCATCGGAAGCTGAAGCTTTTGTGTAAACCTATGGTGCCTGTTTCTTCAACGAAGAGTTCTCAGACCACCACGTGTCACTTGGACTTAtaa